In Chanodichthys erythropterus isolate Z2021 chromosome 20, ASM2448905v1, whole genome shotgun sequence, the genomic stretch GCAGATTTCATTAATGTTGgcattaaatgtataaattcaTTCAAGAATTTAGACTGATTCCAGGGGAATTAGAATAGCATATCCTGACTGGACAAGAGGAGGAgatggggatggaggagggtaaatGAGCTGATAACAGCTGATAATACTGAAGATGAGgatatgattatatatatatatatatatatatatatatatatatatatatatatatatatatatatatatatatatatatatatatatatatatatatatatatatatatatatatatatatatatatacatattatatatatatatatatatatatatatatatatatatatatatatatatatatatatatgcaagcTTGACTAACGATACCTGCTTGATTTATGCTTGCTCTTTTGTTGTTCTGTGGAGATTGCGAATAGGATCGCAACTTGCTTAGGTCTCACCAAGTATATTTAACCCAGTTGATTTCATTATGTTTGACTACAAAACTTAGCTCATGCATTTAAGCTaaattgttgaaaataataatctAGGTTTAtcatcatttacacacacaacacaacatTTGTTGAATCACTGAACTATATTTGATTTAGTCACCTCAAGAATCAATTCCTTTACAAAGGACAGCattgtaaaaattaataaagGAAAATAAAAGCGAATCCTGACATTAAAAGGCCCAGGCTAACCACATAAAACAAAACTCTGCCTGTGAGCAAAATAAAGCTTAAGTTACCTAAACCATTTCTGAACACAGGACACCAACTTTTAAAACATGCCTACAAAGATAAAGGCTCGGGCTGTCCAAAATTTAGTGTTTAGCATTTGAACGCTTCTTAAAGGCCAAGCCTCTGTTGCGTACAAAATCTCTAATGTTTTGAATGGATCTTGTCTCCAAGATAGGTTGTTCCTTTTCCTTGCACTTCAGGCACTGCTCATTGGTGACAGTGACAGAGTTTTCAATAAAAGGCCTCATGTGTTTCATCACGGCTTGTATCTCCTCCTCAGACCATGGTCTCTTTACACACCGCCTCGATGAAACACGGAAACctgaacaattaaaaaaagattagaAGATTAAAAAAGATAGATACAGAAAAAGAGATACAGTGAGATGTACTTGCAGGTAGGGATGTTGGTGTTCAAAATTGCCAAACAAGCTGGAACTTGTGTAGACAAAATGTGTGTGATAATAAATTGACTTTAGATTTGCTAAAAATCAAGTTTTATTAGCATGACATTTCATTACACAAAATACATCTAGCTTCTTTGTATGCTTTATATGTCTAACCAAACATAATGTAAGTGTTGACTGCACATTAGCAATTGTGCCTAGAGATGGACATGGCACCACATTTAAATACCTTGAGTAACGGAGTCAGGGAGATGAGGTGAACTAGAGGATACACAGGCAGCGTTCCCCTggtcatctaaaaaaaaaaataaataaatattgcacAGTATAAATGTATAGGCTTAAAGAGCCTGTCTGTCTACCAATCAAACACCATGGGCATGGAGGGGATACATGTAAAACTGCAGACAGCCAATTCTATTATAATAACTATACTCATGGCAAAGCTGTTGAACAGGATGAAGTCAGGAGAGCGTGAATATGTGCAACAATACCTTGAGTGATAATTTTACTAGGAAATGATGTAGATTTTACACAGGCCAAGTCATCCCTGTTGTTTTAAAATGATCATGCAAACTACtgaacacatcaaaataatagCCACAAAGCATATGCGTCACAATTAGGGATGGAACGATTAC encodes the following:
- the LOC137009710 gene encoding uncharacterized protein, producing MVGVITNVITFLQCHLIDDTDDIDTGSQQLPNVSTLQDNEEMLASVTLGSPHLSETAAEDDQGNAACVSSSSPHLPDSVTQGFRVSSRRCVKRPWSEEEIQAVMKHMRPFIENSVTVTNEQCLKCKEKEQPILETRSIQNIRDFVRNRGLAFKKRSNAKH